In Carassius carassius chromosome 19, fCarCar2.1, whole genome shotgun sequence, a single genomic region encodes these proteins:
- the kcnj3a gene encoding G protein-activated inward rectifier potassium channel 1 isoform X2 has protein sequence MSALHKKFGSDYQVVTTTSSSHQKDKRRKRQRFVDKNGRCNVQHGNLGGETSRYLSDLFTTLVDLKWRWNLFIFILTYTVAWLFMASMWWVIAYIRGDLYRTHDEKYTPCVANVYNFPSAFLFFIETEATIGYGHRYITDKCPEGIILFLFQSILGSIVDAFLIGCMFIKMSQPKKRAETLMFSENAAISMRDGKLTLMFRVGNLRNSHMVSAQIRCKLLKSRQTPEGEFLPLDQLELDVGFSTGADQLFLVSPLTICHVIDTKSPFYELSQRSMQTEQFEIVVILEGIVETTDLFSYRACWEILEGPLALLAV, from the exons ATGTCTGCTCTTCATAAGAAATTTGGAAGCGACTATCAGGTAGTGACCACCACATCTTCCAGCCACCAGAAAGACAAGAGGAGGAAACGACAGCGATTTGTCGACAAGAACGGACGATGCAACGTCCAGCATGGAAACCTGGGTGGAGAGACCAGCAGATATCTCTCAGACTTATTCACTACTTTAGTAGACCTCAAATGGCGATGGAACctcttcatcttcatcctcaCATACACAGTAGCATGGCTATTCATGGCTTCGATGTGGTGGGTCATCGCATACATCAGAGGAGACCTGTACCGAACTCATGATGAGAAGTACACACCATGCGTGGCCAACGTCTATAACTTTCCCTCTGCTTTCCTTTTCTTCATTGAGACAGAGGCCACTATAGGATATGGCCATAGATACATCACTGATAAATGTCCAGAAGGAATCATTCTCTTCCTGTTTCAGTCCATCTTGGGCTCCATAGTGGATGCCTTTTTAATAGGCTGTATGTTTATTAAGATGTCTCAACCCAAGAAGAGGGCAGAGACTCTGATGTTTAGTGAAAATGCAGCCATTTCCATGCGTGACGGCAAACTCACACTGATGTTCAGGGTGGGAAATCTACGCAACAGCCACATGGTTTCAGCACAGATCCGGTGTAAATTACTCAAG TCCCGACAGACGCCCGAGGGTGAGTTCCTCCCCCTGGATCAGCTGGAGCTGGATGTGGGTTTTAGCACCGGAGCAGATCAACTCTTTCTCGTGTCACCACTCACAATCTGTCATGTGATCGACACAAAGAGCCCCTTCTACGAGCTCTCACAGCGATCAATGCAGACGGAACAGTTTGAAATAGTCGTGATTTTGGAGGGGATTGTTGAAACGACTG